One window of uncultured Trichococcus sp. genomic DNA carries:
- a CDS encoding glycoside hydrolase family 1 protein → MKSYYPKDFLWGGAIAANQAEGAWNVDGKGMSVADVARFKPSISVEDYKSQWHVSLEDIAIAKETDDVVYYPKRRGIDFFHRYKEDIALFAEMGFKVLRVSIAWTRIFPNGNEAEPNQKGLDYYRDLLETLRAHNIEPLVTLSHYEMPLYLVENYDGWVSREVVGFFTKFSETVFREYKDLVTYWLSFNEIDSVFRHPFTTVGVIEEKYTDKKAAEEAIYQALHHQFVASAEATKLLREIIPGAQMGAMLTKTMTYAETCDPDEVLMAQKANRDNHFYADVQIFGEYPKHVLNYFEENGFKIDRTQEDLQLLKEYTVDFLSFSYYMSMVVSKNAAQREKVGGNLMTGVKNPYLNTSEWGWQVDPVGLRISLIDLYDTYRIPLFVVENGIGSTDVLTEDGTVVDDYRIAYFRDHFEQMNLAIKDGVELLGYTSWGCIDIVSASTSQMTKRYGFIYVDADDLGNGTYNRFKKKSFHWYKDVIETNGASLYTELQTATK, encoded by the coding sequence ATGAAAAGTTACTATCCGAAAGATTTTCTCTGGGGCGGCGCCATCGCCGCCAACCAGGCGGAAGGTGCCTGGAACGTGGACGGAAAGGGCATGTCGGTAGCCGATGTCGCCCGTTTCAAACCAAGCATCTCGGTTGAAGATTACAAATCGCAATGGCACGTTTCCTTGGAGGACATCGCCATCGCGAAGGAGACCGATGATGTCGTTTATTATCCGAAAAGAAGAGGCATCGACTTCTTCCACCGCTACAAGGAAGACATTGCTTTGTTCGCTGAAATGGGCTTCAAGGTGCTGCGCGTTTCAATCGCTTGGACGCGGATTTTCCCGAATGGAAACGAAGCGGAGCCGAACCAGAAAGGCTTGGACTATTACCGCGACCTGCTGGAAACACTGCGTGCGCACAACATCGAGCCACTCGTAACACTGTCGCATTACGAAATGCCGCTTTATTTGGTGGAAAATTATGACGGCTGGGTTTCGCGTGAAGTCGTCGGTTTCTTCACCAAATTCAGCGAGACGGTCTTCCGTGAGTACAAGGATCTGGTGACCTACTGGCTCTCCTTCAATGAAATCGACAGCGTCTTCCGCCACCCATTCACGACGGTAGGTGTGATCGAAGAAAAATACACCGACAAAAAAGCCGCTGAAGAAGCCATCTACCAAGCGCTGCATCATCAGTTCGTGGCCAGTGCGGAAGCGACCAAATTATTGCGCGAAATCATCCCGGGTGCGCAGATGGGCGCGATGCTGACGAAGACGATGACCTATGCGGAGACTTGCGATCCGGATGAGGTGCTGATGGCACAAAAAGCCAACCGCGACAATCATTTCTATGCGGATGTGCAGATTTTCGGGGAATATCCGAAACATGTATTGAACTACTTCGAAGAGAACGGCTTTAAGATCGATAGGACCCAAGAGGACCTGCAGCTGTTGAAGGAATACACTGTCGATTTCCTTTCCTTCAGCTACTACATGTCGATGGTCGTGTCGAAAAACGCGGCCCAGCGCGAAAAAGTCGGCGGCAATCTGATGACCGGCGTGAAGAACCCGTATCTGAACACTTCCGAGTGGGGCTGGCAAGTCGATCCGGTAGGGCTGCGCATTTCCCTGATCGACCTCTATGACACGTACCGCATTCCGCTGTTCGTCGTCGAGAACGGCATCGGATCGACCGATGTGCTGACCGAAGACGGCACAGTTGTGGATGATTATCGGATCGCTTATTTCCGCGATCATTTCGAACAGATGAACTTGGCAATCAAGGACGGCGTTGAGCTGCTGGGCTACACTTCATGGGGCTGCATCGACATCGTCAGCGCTTCGACTTCCCAGATGACGAAACGCTACGGCTTCATCTACGTGGATGCTGACGATCTCGGCAACGGCACCTACAACCGCTTCAAAAAGAAATCCTTCCATTGGTACAAGGATGTCATCGAAACGAATGGCGCCAGCCTGTACACTGAACTTCAGACGGCAACAAAATAA
- a CDS encoding 6-phospho-beta-glucosidase, with product MALREDFLWGGATAANQCEGGYNEGGRGLANVDVVPVGKDRGAVITGKMKMFDFDDEHFYPALEAIDMYHRYKEDIALFGEMGFKTYRLSIAWTRIFPNGDEQEPNEEGLKFYEDLFKECHKYGIEPLVTITHFDCPMHLITEYGGWRNRKMVGFYENLCHAIFNRYKGLVKYWLTFNEINMILHAPFMGAGLYFEEGENEEQVKFQSAHHELMASAIATRIAHEVDPENQVGCMLAAGNYYPYTCDPKDVFKAQEEDRENYFFIDVQSRGEYPAYALKKLEREGIKIEMEEGDKEILKANTVDFISFSYYSSRVASADPEVNAKTGGNIFESVKNPYLDASEWGWQIDPLGLRITMNAMYDRYQKPLFIVENGLGAVDVPDENGYVEDDYRIAYMAAHIEAMKDAVNLDGIDLLGYTSWGCIDLVSAGTGEMKKRYGFIYVDRDNEGNGTLKRTKKKSFDWYKQVIASNGEDLSV from the coding sequence ATGGCTTTACGAGAAGACTTTTTATGGGGCGGCGCTACTGCTGCCAATCAATGTGAAGGTGGATACAACGAAGGTGGACGTGGTTTGGCGAACGTTGACGTTGTTCCCGTCGGCAAGGACAGAGGGGCCGTCATCACAGGCAAAATGAAAATGTTCGATTTTGACGATGAGCATTTCTATCCTGCATTGGAAGCTATTGACATGTATCACCGCTATAAAGAAGACATCGCGTTATTCGGCGAAATGGGCTTCAAAACATACCGTTTATCAATCGCGTGGACACGCATCTTCCCTAACGGCGACGAGCAAGAGCCGAATGAAGAAGGTCTGAAATTCTATGAAGACTTATTCAAAGAGTGCCATAAATACGGAATTGAGCCATTAGTGACAATCACGCATTTCGATTGCCCGATGCACTTGATCACAGAGTACGGCGGCTGGCGCAACCGCAAAATGGTCGGATTCTATGAGAATCTGTGCCATGCCATCTTCAACCGCTACAAAGGCCTGGTTAAATATTGGTTGACTTTCAATGAAATCAATATGATTTTACACGCACCATTCATGGGTGCCGGTCTGTACTTCGAAGAAGGCGAAAACGAAGAACAAGTCAAATTCCAATCTGCGCATCATGAGTTGATGGCCAGCGCAATCGCTACCCGCATCGCGCATGAAGTCGATCCTGAAAACCAAGTGGGCTGTATGTTAGCTGCAGGAAACTACTATCCATATACTTGCGACCCTAAAGACGTATTCAAAGCGCAAGAAGAAGACCGTGAAAACTACTTCTTCATCGATGTGCAATCACGCGGAGAATACCCTGCTTACGCTCTGAAAAAATTGGAGCGCGAAGGCATCAAAATCGAAATGGAGGAAGGCGACAAAGAAATCCTGAAAGCAAACACAGTCGATTTCATTTCCTTCTCCTACTATTCTTCACGCGTAGCTTCTGCTGATCCTGAAGTGAATGCAAAAACAGGCGGCAACATTTTTGAATCCGTCAAAAATCCTTACTTGGATGCGAGCGAATGGGGCTGGCAGATCGATCCATTGGGACTGCGCATCACGATGAATGCGATGTACGATCGCTACCAAAAACCATTGTTCATCGTTGAAAATGGCTTGGGAGCTGTCGATGTGCCTGATGAAAACGGCTATGTCGAAGACGATTACCGCATCGCCTACATGGCGGCGCATATCGAAGCTATGAAAGATGCCGTAAACTTGGATGGCATCGATCTGTTGGGTTACACTAGCTGGGGCTGTATCGACCTTGTCAGCGCAGGAACAGGCGAAATGAAGAAACGTTACGGTTTCATCTACGTCGACCGCGACAACGAAGGCAACGGCACGCTGAAACGCACGAAGAAAAAATCCTTCGACTGGTACAAACAAGTCATCGCCAGCAACGGAGAAGATTTGTCCGTCTAA
- a CDS encoding response regulator, with protein sequence MVYHVLIVEDDPMVLSINRRYLEKIPGFIVSGTCGSFDEAIRLTSKHTYDLLLVDVNIQGKSGLDLIRALRKRDYPAELIMITAAGEQEAIRICLQCGIVDYILKPFQFKRFEKSIEAFVQRQELLHSRNPVTQKQLDQLHSLDKQPDEKDDEAIDKGLTPSTLAMIMACIDQQKGDFTVNDITSLANLSHVSVRKYLRYLEDKQVIEMRLEYGTVGRPTAFYRKK encoded by the coding sequence ATGGTCTATCACGTATTGATTGTGGAGGACGATCCGATGGTGTTGTCCATCAATCGTCGTTATCTGGAGAAAATACCCGGCTTTATCGTATCCGGGACTTGCGGCAGCTTTGACGAGGCCATCCGTTTGACCAGCAAGCATACTTACGACCTGCTTTTGGTCGACGTCAACATCCAAGGCAAAAGCGGATTGGATTTGATTCGGGCACTGCGGAAAAGGGATTACCCGGCCGAGCTGATCATGATCACAGCGGCCGGCGAACAGGAAGCGATCCGAATCTGCCTGCAGTGCGGCATCGTCGACTACATCCTCAAACCGTTCCAGTTCAAACGCTTCGAGAAGAGCATCGAAGCTTTCGTGCAGCGCCAGGAGCTGCTGCATTCCCGCAATCCGGTCACACAAAAGCAATTGGATCAGCTCCACTCGCTGGATAAGCAACCGGATGAGAAGGACGACGAGGCCATCGACAAGGGGCTGACCCCTTCGACGCTGGCCATGATCATGGCTTGCATCGACCAACAGAAAGGCGATTTCACCGTGAACGACATCACCAGTCTGGCGAACTTGTCCCACGTTTCGGTCCGCAAGTATCTGCGCTATCTGGAGGACAAACAGGTCATCGAAATGCGGCTGGAATATGGGACAGTCGGAAGACCGACAGCATTTTACCGGAAAAAATAA
- a CDS encoding PTS transporter subunit EIIC, which yields MSFMDKLSSGIDVVAEKVEGNKYLRAIKDAFTAYMPFIIIGSFALLFNVLLTSPTTGLAQFAPFSFLTALAPAFSTINFATMDIMSLLIPLFLASNLAKSNNTNPLITSAVALIAYVIVVPQFFTTTVDGVQQLVRGLPATSTNASGLFIGMILTVLVVELFTKLSNVNALRIKMPPSVPGGIVASFNVLLPIFVTLIIVALTAQLFLNFTGMYMNEFIYKIVQAPLESLVQSPGGIMLLVIVSQIFWLVGIHGGLIISPIRNPLLIAALANNIAAVQAGNAPTNPVTMGFWMSFIVPGGAGLTLSLLIAILIASKRDDHKAVAKVSFMPGLFGISEPVVFGLPLVLNPVFAIPFVFASSIGTAIALFFNQIGFLQPNTVDVPFGLPLGVGAFLGYGINGVIVQLLIMALGVVMYMPFVLAANKATVAVEETETESETEKQIATEKI from the coding sequence ATGAGTTTTATGGACAAACTTAGCTCAGGGATCGATGTCGTCGCCGAAAAGGTCGAGGGGAACAAATATCTCCGCGCCATCAAGGATGCATTCACCGCCTACATGCCTTTCATCATCATCGGCTCGTTCGCGTTGCTGTTCAACGTGTTGTTGACCAGCCCAACTACCGGACTTGCCCAGTTCGCGCCGTTCAGTTTCCTGACAGCCTTGGCACCGGCATTCAGCACGATCAATTTCGCAACGATGGACATCATGTCCCTGCTCATTCCTTTATTTTTAGCTTCAAATCTTGCAAAAAGCAATAATACGAATCCATTAATCACGAGTGCGGTCGCATTGATCGCTTACGTCATTGTGGTTCCGCAATTCTTCACTACAACAGTCGACGGCGTGCAACAGCTCGTCAGAGGTCTGCCGGCAACAAGCACGAACGCTTCCGGCCTGTTCATCGGCATGATCCTGACCGTCTTGGTTGTCGAATTGTTCACGAAATTATCCAATGTAAACGCGTTGCGCATCAAAATGCCGCCGAGTGTACCGGGCGGAATTGTCGCTTCCTTCAATGTGCTGCTGCCGATTTTCGTGACGTTGATTATCGTGGCTCTTACAGCCCAATTGTTCCTGAATTTCACCGGCATGTACATGAATGAATTCATCTACAAAATCGTGCAGGCACCGCTGGAAAGCTTGGTCCAGAGCCCAGGCGGCATCATGTTGCTGGTTATCGTCAGCCAAATCTTCTGGTTGGTGGGCATCCACGGCGGCTTGATCATTTCACCGATCCGCAATCCGTTATTGATCGCAGCTTTGGCTAACAACATCGCAGCTGTCCAAGCCGGAAATGCACCGACAAACCCTGTCACAATGGGCTTCTGGATGTCATTCATCGTTCCTGGCGGAGCCGGCTTGACCTTGTCGCTGCTGATCGCCATCCTGATTGCTTCCAAGCGTGATGACCACAAGGCCGTCGCTAAAGTGTCGTTCATGCCCGGTTTGTTCGGGATCAGCGAACCTGTCGTTTTCGGTCTGCCTTTAGTATTGAACCCGGTGTTTGCGATTCCTTTCGTCTTCGCCTCCAGTATCGGCACGGCGATTGCGCTGTTCTTTAACCAGATTGGCTTCCTGCAACCGAACACTGTCGATGTTCCGTTCGGTCTGCCGCTTGGCGTAGGCGCCTTCCTGGGCTACGGCATCAACGGCGTCATCGTGCAGCTGCTGATCATGGCCTTGGGCGTCGTGATGTACATGCCTTTCGTCTTGGCTGCCAATAAAGCGACTGTTGCGGTAGAGGAAACGGAAACCGAATCCGAAACGGAAAAACAAATTGCCACAGAAAAAATCTAA
- a CDS encoding sensor histidine kinase, translated as MIKLKQKWKNQRLWVKLTFMVLVTVALTVSVLYLSLTNRIYEATQTQEEEQLLSIAEIVAAQPLVIQTLSNGATNPEVQTYANQITETYQLDFVVVMTMDRIRLTHPDPEKINAPFQGGDEEAALSGQETTSIAQGTLGQSLRAFVPVFNAENVEIGVVAIGIKTTTLASIAKKTMQPFTVSFAVSLLFGIAAAIFTAFQLKNQMYNLEPIEIARLLEERNAMLENTKDAILVTDKDNRVVLSNLEAKKLFQRDELDGAIVGMPIQSLLPVAQDLQLLAGKDKTTDRIYHQDGVDYLLSTAPITVAKKVIGQIILMRDATELYLLTDQLFNAATYTTTLQTQSHDFLNKLHVIYGLADLEEYEELNDYLGKILEPEQEFSHRMIFLVKNPVIAGFLIGERSKFTEQNYPFMIEVYPDVPPTTDHTAVQCWINIIRFLDQFILENRLADDLQIHFGFWNDRLETVYELQLEPAMKARLTEELHTPVISQLLKRVDGQLEIESNDRRIKISLKTAYRKEGN; from the coding sequence ATGATCAAACTGAAGCAAAAATGGAAAAACCAGCGCTTATGGGTGAAGCTCACCTTCATGGTATTGGTCACGGTGGCACTGACGGTCAGCGTCCTGTACCTCTCGCTGACGAACCGCATCTATGAAGCGACGCAGACGCAGGAAGAGGAACAGCTCCTGTCCATCGCCGAAATCGTGGCCGCTCAGCCTTTGGTGATCCAAACGCTGAGCAACGGCGCCACCAATCCGGAAGTGCAAACCTATGCTAATCAGATAACCGAAACCTATCAGTTGGACTTCGTCGTGGTCATGACGATGGACCGCATCCGCCTGACCCATCCCGATCCGGAAAAGATCAATGCCCCCTTCCAGGGCGGCGATGAAGAAGCCGCACTTTCGGGACAGGAGACAACTTCGATTGCGCAAGGTACGCTAGGGCAATCGCTGCGCGCCTTCGTCCCTGTTTTCAATGCGGAAAACGTGGAAATCGGCGTCGTCGCGATCGGCATCAAGACGACAACGCTCGCTTCGATCGCCAAGAAAACGATGCAGCCCTTTACCGTAAGCTTTGCCGTCAGCCTCTTGTTCGGCATCGCCGCCGCGATATTCACGGCATTCCAGCTAAAAAACCAAATGTACAATCTGGAGCCGATCGAAATAGCCCGATTATTGGAAGAACGCAATGCAATGCTGGAGAACACGAAAGACGCCATCCTCGTCACCGACAAGGACAACCGTGTCGTCCTCTCCAATCTGGAGGCCAAAAAACTGTTCCAACGGGACGAGTTGGATGGGGCCATCGTCGGCATGCCCATCCAATCGCTGTTGCCTGTTGCGCAGGACTTGCAGCTGTTGGCCGGGAAAGACAAAACGACCGATCGGATCTATCATCAGGACGGCGTGGACTACTTGCTTTCGACTGCCCCGATCACCGTCGCCAAGAAGGTCATCGGCCAAATCATCCTGATGCGCGATGCCACGGAGCTCTATCTGCTGACGGATCAGCTTTTCAACGCGGCCACCTACACCACCACCCTGCAGACGCAATCGCATGACTTCCTGAACAAGCTGCATGTCATCTACGGCTTGGCGGACTTGGAGGAATACGAGGAACTGAACGACTACTTAGGCAAAATACTCGAGCCGGAGCAGGAATTTTCGCACCGCATGATTTTCCTGGTCAAGAATCCGGTCATCGCAGGCTTCCTGATCGGCGAACGCAGCAAATTCACGGAGCAGAACTATCCGTTCATGATCGAAGTCTATCCGGATGTGCCCCCGACCACCGACCACACGGCTGTCCAATGCTGGATCAACATCATCCGTTTCCTGGATCAATTCATTTTGGAAAACCGGTTGGCGGATGATCTGCAGATCCATTTCGGCTTCTGGAACGACCGTTTGGAGACTGTTTACGAATTACAACTGGAGCCCGCCATGAAGGCACGGCTTACCGAAGAACTGCATACACCAGTCATTTCCCAACTGCTGAAAAGAGTGGACGGACAACTGGAAATCGAAAGCAATGACCGCCGGATCAAGATTTCTTTGAAAACAGCGTACCGAAAGGAAGGAAACTGA